The following nucleotide sequence is from Pseudoliparis swirei isolate HS2019 ecotype Mariana Trench chromosome 7, NWPU_hadal_v1, whole genome shotgun sequence.
ACCGCTAATCAAAAATGTTATTTGGAAGTAAATTATTAAAGCATTAAATTAAGGCATGCCGCCCCAAGCTGGCTGTATTTATCGTGTTTcccttttttacattacatgacatcacatgtcatgtagcagacgcttttatccaaagagacttacaataagtgaatcaaccaagagaacaaactaagaactacaagaatacaggaagtaacatttcttcaagaaagtcaaactaccaaagtaccatgagtaataccataagtaataccatgagtaatactacagtttgggaatcgctgccataagtaatactatgagtaataccatgagtaataccataagtaatactataagtaatactatgagtaataccatgagtaatatcatgagtaataccatgagtaatactatgagtaataccatgagtaacaccatgagtaataccataagtagtaccatgagtaataccatgagtaataccataagtagtaccataagtaataccataagtaatactataagtaataccatgagtaatactataagtaataccataagtagtatcataagtaataccataagtagtactataagtaatactataaattAGAGACAtttcagtgccactgaagtgctaatctgtgttttaatccaggtttagtctgaagatgtgttttcagtgacttcctgctgtcctgatgtcagtggggagctggctccaccaatcaggagccaggacagcaaccagtctggatgtagagtgacgAGCTGGAAGTGACGGAGCCacgagtcgattggctgttgccgagcggagcgaaggTGATGGGGTGTgaggtgtgaccacatccaggatgtagacggggccgatCCGTTGTGACCGGATGCTGCTCACTTCTGTTAAAGGGCTCTGACACACGAGTGCTGACATGCCGCTCCTACCGTCAGTGACTCTCTTCTGCGACCGctggtgatgaaggtgaagccCTGTGTTTCTATGGCGACGCCTGCTTTCTGTATGTGCTCCTCCGCATACCTGAAACGACAGAAGAGGATCAAAGGCATCAAATACATTTTGATGTTTCGTTTATAACAAGATCAAAAGCAACAACACCTTATTCCTGTCACAGTTATTGTATCGAATATGTTTTAAAGCTAATCATTAATAGTTTAGTTTTTAATGtcggaaaataaagaaaatctaTCTATTAAGATTAACATCTGTAATgttatacattaaatatattaatgcaaTAAAAAGGATTTTACTGGAGAATACGGCCattattttctggagatttaTTCTGTAAATAGCTTTTGTTAAAACACACAACTGGTaaacaatcaatcaaactttttatttcagactcaaggtccagatagtacaaaacattaaatagaataaaataaatactaaatcacaaataaaatacaaagacCTACGATTGCCTTATAAATAGACAGCGGTACCAAAGTCGACAAAGAGAGCTTGTTGTGTTCCCTGTCGACGTAAATCCCACAAACCCTCAGGAACTGTGTCAAAGCTGTCAAACAGCATTTAAAACACAAAGTTAAGTTACGATGTTTCACTTTTCACCAAAACTGTCTATGGAagtgtcgtgttgattgttgtttgtttgtcatgtccaaatgttgcaccttccaccaaaaaaaattcctcgtttgtgtaaaacattcctcaataaaaaaaaaaaagagcttgtGAGGCTGAACGTAGATGCATCCACCTCAAGATGCTTTACCAGTTAATGAAGGAGCTCTTCCCTGCAGAGTGGTTCCCCAGGATCATCACAACGATCTTCTTTCTGGGAGGAAGGAGTCGGACGCCGAGGCTGCTGGCAATCCTCACCAGGCctgaacacacacgcgcacacacacacacgtgttaacAGGGTGATTTTGACAGAGAAATTTAATGggagacatttaatttaaacCCTAACCCTTTAATTTGACTAATTATGTGTGAAATAATTAATCAACTTGAACAATAGAGTTCATTAGAAAAGCTAATTTTAATAATTCTTCAGTTAATAAtagtggaaaaaaacaaacgataTTCTGGTGCTTTTTCTATTTGACCTTTATCTTCATAAACTGAACATCTTTGACTTTTGAAGATCACGTCTTGGAGAGTTTACAATTGTTGGTAATTTAATAGATTAAAAACCAACTGATTATTCAGAAAAGAAATCAGCAGTTTAATCGATGATGAATGAAGTtgagggaaaaaacaaaagacaaacaaattCCTACATTCCTTTAATCAGTACCAAATTGCTTTGATAGTTATTCGTGAATTAAGAATTAAATGTTGTTTATGAATGAAAACTCAAATGTATTACCTGACCTTATTTTGTGGGTTTTAACATAAATATAGCATCCCTCATTATTCACTTAAGTATTAATGAAGTGAGGCTGCTCATCGTGGTGGTCAGAGAGGGATGTTCCTGTTTCAACCTCCTTTATTACACCAGGGTAAACAAGTATACTGActgactctgacacacacacacacacacacacacacacacacacacacacacacacaccccccccccccccccccccccccactgttgTCACCTGTCCCCCAGCGGCCCTGCTGATCATATGTGACGTGCCTGGCAGACAGTGTGGGTCTGTTCAGCCCGTGTCCCTCACGTCAATGTGACGTCATGAGACCTGTCAGTGCATTGGCTGTACGCATGCGCGCTGTCCTCCGCAGCTGCAGGGGAGCCCCACTGAGCTCAAAGTCACGTGTTGCACACTGACACTAGTTTTACCTTCCAGACAAACTTCTGCCCCCACGAGCCGCTGAGTTACATAACCGCGCAGCCGCGGATCTGCTTTGCGGTCCTATAACTTCGCCGTAACGTTGAGTCGTATCAATCCGCGTGTCTGATTATTTACCGTGTTCGCTGTCCACATATAGAGCGTGGCATTCTCTCAGGATCCTCTCGCTCGGCGTGGTGATcgcagcctccagagggttggCCACCGACCGGGGCTTTCTGCCCGACATTATGCACACAGCCGCCCGCCGCCTCTCCGCTCCTGAAGCAGCGGCGGAAGGGTTTCCGTGTTGCACACGGCTCTCGGTGCGGATGAAGCGCCCTCGTGCGGCCAAACACCGACATTACACCGAGAGAGCGAACAGGCAACAGGTCATTTTTAGGGATCTGAACCTCGGACCTGCCTTAAAAAACGTTTGTCTGCCTGTTTATTATTTGGTGGGATATATAAGCGACTTTGtggactagaaaagcgctatagaagtctaaattattattattattattcaattatTATATATGACCAGGACTAAGATGTCTGCACTGAAGATGGAAATAAAATGATGTTGTTCAGGGATTACGTACAAAAAAGGTTATGCAACCATGCTGCACTGATTAAAGACCGTGAAACTATTAATGATATTTAATCATTTTCAAGAGGGCTAACTTTAGCCAGCTGTCTGGATAAAGCTTAGTATTGTTGTCAAGAGGTGCCGCTAATTGACCATTTTTGATGAAATATACCGGTTATTcctgtgtttttattgtcaATAAAGTAAATTACAATATGCACTTTGTTTAGCAAAGCTCTGTAGATATTCCCTGAAATAACTTGAGAAAAAACCATTGACTCTAGTAAAAAATGATCCTCTTGAAGATGTAAAAGTCACAGAAATAGAGCTGCGGTGTTGGTGAGTTATAGCTAATTGTTCAGCCTCTCTAATCTGATCACATAACATATGGGTTTGTCAGCTGATAATATAGGCTAGATGACAAGCACACTAAATCACTGAACGGTGAAGCATATATGTACCTAACTCTGACAGACCATATCATAATGGTAAAAATATGTAATGCTGGACTAACAATATTCTTTCCAGACAGTTGTATTAATCTTGGTTACTCTAGAAGTCTACAGTTCTCTGCTGATCATAATATTTTCTGGCACATGAACGTAGAATGGATCAAAACTTGGTATATCACGTGAAGTGTCCCACTCAATTAATTTAGACAACAAGTACTACCAGATCCGTATctcctcccttcaggacctggtatctcaggtactgcactctctcttttttcatccgacctcaacgaccgcacctaccgggtaacttggagaggatctgtgtctgatccttgtcttCTCACtttggggttcctcaaggctccgtcctgggtcccctcctcttctctctgtactctgattctctcggctctgtgattcgttcgcatggcttctcctaccacagctatgccgatgacacccaactgattcCCTCGTTTCCCCAATCTGAAACGCAGGTAGCGGCacaaatctctgcctgtctgactgacatctctcagtggatgtctgcacaccaactgaaaatcaaccctgaaaaAACGGAGCTACTTTTCCTTCCAGgaaaaggctcccccacccacaaCCTCACACCCCATCACTTTCACTACGCCCGGCAACAGCAAATCAATTTGTAACTCCGTCACTTCGAGAtaatcactcgacaaaatccAGACTGGTTGCTATCCTGGCCCCTCAGTGGTGGGACGAGCTCCTCGCTGACATCAgggcagcagaaagtctctacatgttCCGCCGGATACTaataacacatcttttccgactatatctggaataCAAACAGATAACACTTGctatggcacttacttatggtacttttggagtttgactttcttgaagaaatgttacccTCTTGATTCTtgtagttctgagtttgtactctaggttgaatgcacttattgtaagtcgctttggttaaaagcgtctgctaaatgacatgtaatgtaatattatttctgtatttgtgtCAGCAGACTATTTCCCAGTCAGCAGACCCTTCCTGAGCCTTACCACGAGGAAAGAATGCGCTTTAACCAGTTAATGAATGTCACCATGCGTCTGGCATCATATGCTGCTCCAGATGCCATTGTTAGTGCTTCGTCTGAAGTGGAACATCCATTATTGATGGTCCATTAGAAACACAACTGAACAAAAAAATGAACTTTATTGAGGAGTCTACGCAACCAAAGAGACAGGTGAGTTTGAATCAACCCTCAAAAAACTTTCAACACCATAGAACTGTTTGGGTTTTGACCTGAAGCCAGAAAATATGTTGATGAATGTATTGTAGGTTGTAAAGATGTATTAATGGATAAAGGTCCATTAAGTAGAACAAGTCTTGGTTGCTGTaaattgtgggaaatgtagaaTATCACGGTGCATTTGACACCTTTGAAAGATTGTCGACTTAATCTGTGTGAATgctcatttaataataataataataataataataaggtctttttaatttaaaaaggttAATAAGAGAGGAATAATGGAAAGTGAATGCTGCAGACGTTCGTCACTTCACTGACTGCTCTTCTGATGTTTGGAACATAGTAATGGCTCAAAATCTTTGTGGACACGGAGTAATGGAGCCGATTATCTTCACCTCGCGTCATGACAAACGGACCACTTGTATCTTCCTCAGGCTGAGATACAATCCTCCTCCCACCATGATTTAAGTCTCCTGCTCAGAGCAGACGCTTTACTTGAAGGTTAGGTTAATCGGCGCACAAACGACAAACTATATTGGACTTGACAAAACATCAGCAGCAAAATGCCAATAGAATTTGCAGATGAATATCCCCCTCTGCTTATTAAAGAACCCAAAGATGAGCAACCAAAGGTACGTGGATTATGAAAAGATAAGATTTTATATGAGAAAAGTCTGGGTAGAAACGGCGTGGTGCAGCTTTCTGTCCATGGTGACATGTACATACttgtttgacctgttttattTCAGTTTCTCAACAGATCTCTTCTGCTGGCTGCCTGTGCTGCGTGTATAGGGGGAACCTTTCAGTATGGATACAACATATCTGTCATCAATGCTCCCACCACGGTAACCACCTCACGGTCTGAGTTTCTGTGACAAACCGAATGCTGCTCGGTATTGCATCATCAAAAGACATTTATACCACTAATATAGAATATGTCTACAGACTACAAAACTGAAAATATGAAGTCATTATGAACATATTGACTTCATGTTTGACAAAGAATTTGTACAAATGTGACCGATGGACTAAAGCCGCTGTATGATGTGACACCTCCGGGCAGCAGACGGAGTTGGGACGATGAAAGTTGAAAAAGCTTCACAATCCTTTTGTGAATTTGCCCCTCAGTGTTTTAAATATGGCTTCAGATGTTTGGGGTAGCCAGCACATGAATTCAGAACAGTGAACAGACAGTTTCATTGGAAATACTCAGTAGGCGTCTATGATCAGGAACTAATGGCTAccggcagccaatcagaactaAGTATTCACCCAGACcaatctttttaaatatttgagaTCAGGCATTAGTCATTTGTGTTTCACCTGATCAATGTGcatattgtgtttttaatgtgtatCTCCAGTATGTGCAGAATTTCATCAACCAGACCTGGAGGGAGCGTTACCAAACGAACATCTCAGCCGACGCCCTCACGCTGCTCTGGTCCACGGCCGTGTCCATCTTCACCGTGGGAGGACTTGTGGGAGTGACAGTCGGTGGGACGTTGTCTATGAAGCTGGGGAGGTATGGACAAGAAAATATGATGGCATATTTTGGTAAAACTATCCTATTTTCCATATTGTATTTCAGTtataaatctataaaataaatgtttcttttccaGGAAAGGGGCGCTGATGGCCAACAATATATGTGCATTAATGGCTGCTCTGCTGATGGGTCTGAGTTACCCTACAGCATTATTTGAATTACTCATCATTGGACGTTTTTTTACTGGATTGAATGCAGGTAAATATTtccagaaatacatttatacatcccAGTGAAACACATTGGTGCATAATATGTCAAATAATCTTGATGAATATTTGATTTGAACAACAAATGTGGCTTTACATTTTTACAGGCATTGGCCTTTGTGCTCAAACTCTGTATTTGGGGGAAATAGCTCCGACTGCACATCGTGGCGCCATGGGAGTGGGAACGTCTATTTTCATTACTGTTGGGATATTGGCTGGACAGGTGATGGGCCTGAAGTAAGAAATGCTGggtatattacatttttttacacaAAGAATTTCAAAGAATCTGTGTTCTTTAATTGAAGTGATTCTGTTCAAACATCAGTGTGATTCCACAGAGAGCTCCTGGGCGAGGAAGAGTACTGGCCTCTCCTGCTCTCCACCACATGTGTCCCGGCCTTCCTGCAGCTTCTCATCCTGCCCTGGTTCCCAGAGAGCCCGCGCTACCTGCTCATCGACAGAGGAGATGAGCAGGGATGTGAGAAAGGTACCTCGACTGCGGAACATGTGTTGAGTTCTCAAAATGTGtgtgacttttcttttgcctGAAGGAAGTGAAGTGACACAGGAAACCTTCTGTTTGGATTCTCAAAAAGAGACCCTGTGGAGTCGGTTGAGAAAACAATTGTATGTGTAGAAAACGACAGTCACCACGCTGGCCATGTGTTTGTCGCAGCCCTGAAGCAGCTGCACGGTAGAGCTGGCTATGATGCCGAACGGGAGGATATCGAGAAGGAGAGGAATAATTTGGTGGATTTCCAAACGAAGACACCCTGGCAACTCTTCACCGATCGTAGTGTCCGCTGGCAGCTTGTGACCATCGTGCTGCTCAACGCTGCACAGCAGCTGAACGGCATCAATGCTGTGAGTACTGCAGGATCCTCCTGTTGCCTCCCAGCACTGTCCTGATGTCTCTGACAAAGTTTATCATGTTAAAACGTAATAACACTAAAGCaaaagctctgtttttaattgcaatgtgtgtttgtctgtacttcctgtagatTTACTTCTACGCAGATTACTTGTTCAGACAATCTGGTATCCCCGTTGATAAAATACCGTATGTGACTCTTGGCACTGGTGCCTGTGAATGCGTCACGGCTTTAACGTGTGTAAGTATGAGTTTAACAATAAATGCTGAACATGGATATGTAGCTGAGGCTGTGTTGATTTTTCCTAAAGTTGTTTGCCTACAATTAGAAACTACAACTGAATTCTGAAAATGACCAtcgtagtggccatttgtccgtagaaatcaaatataaatataaatcaaatgtccactgacgcaccgtggggGTTTCTGAGTTGACGCAGGCAAAAGAAAGTAAAGTCCATTTGGGTTTGTTGgttctgatcatttattttccaaataaactaaatgttgacacttcctctctttgctgatgctggtaaaaaacatcggccacccaggtgcatgctggtcctgtacccaCCTCTACatgtaaccacaggtgcccagtgttacccaatcagtgaacctaaagctaaatatattaaactaaactacaactatcataagaaacaactaacatatcaaaatataacctaaataagcaatacataaccaatattactttacaatacaacctaaatacaaatgtcaaatgtaATCGCCCCAACAACCATAAATAAGACAGAAAATAAGAGATGAAACGTGTCGGTAAGGCATCAGCTCACATGTGTGAGGATTGTCTGACCTCCTGTGAAAGGTCAGTGACCTTCCGCTGGTCTGTTTCTCACAGGGTTTGTTCGTTGACCGTCTGGGGAGGAAAGCGCTCATCACGGGAGGATACGCTCTGATGAGTATCTGCTGCATTTTATTCACACTGACACTCTCTTTTCAAGTAATTACCCTCAAGACCAGACATTGTAAAACATAGATTGATATGTAAACTATTATTATTTCTCGAATTTGACTTCTACTTTGCCAACGTTCCTTTTGTGTGATATCTTTCTCTCAGGATGCGAGTCCAGTTGTACCATACTTGAGCATGGGGTGTTTATTTGCTTTCATCCTGAGTTTTGGATTGGGACCAGGTAATTCACTTTTTACCCCTCGGTTGAAGTTATTCTTTAGCAGCTGCTGTCGCTAAACGGTAACTAACAGATGTATTGTGCCGTTTCTTCTCCTGTGAAGGTGGTGTGACGAACATTTTGACCACCGAGCTGTTCACACAAACCACGCGCCCGGCAGCTTACATGATCGCTGGGTCGGTAAACTGGCTGTGCTTCTTCTTCATCGGCCTGGTCTTCCCTTTTGTTGTGGTAGGTGTCCAAAGAGGACATCTTCTCTTTCAAATGTTTTATCATTACCTGACACAACTTAAGAGCTTGCATGTTGGAGAGAGTTGGACTAACTCTTCTGTCTTTGCTTGCACAGCTTGGGTTGCAGCAGTACTGCTTCCTGGTGTTCTTGGCCGTCTGCTCCTTCATGGCGATGTACATTTTCTTTGTCATTCCTGAAACCAAGAACAAAACCTTCATCGAAATCCAGAATGAATTCAAGTCATCCAGCCACAAAAAAGCTGACAGAGCAGGGCCGATGCTGTTAATAACTTCTACATAAATTATTACCCATGAGTAACTACTATATGGATGTATAGTCCACACTCACACcactgtctttcaatcaggggattagtggttcaatccccgccctagtcgatgtgtccttgagcaaaacacttaaccctgaatgccatggccctgctgagactccgcccactcctcctctcttcctccacctgatggacggtggaggtctggatggtggaatatgccgactaccaactcttcatccactctgtcatcttcattgtgttgttcctgtgttttaattagtgtgtcatgattccttctggtcacatgacatctatgacacctgtccatcctggagagggatcctcctctgttctctcctcaagggttctgaccttttaccctgaagggttgtttgggagttgttcctgatcccatgtgaggtcaaaggtcaaaggtcagggatgtctatatgtacagattgtaaagcactctgaggcacatttgtaatttgtgaaaatgggctctacaaataaactgacttgaattgaattgaattgctccccgtagctgtgtctgtctacggtgtatatatgtaacatgtaaagtgtctttgagtactttAAAGCGCTAtatgaattaaatgtattattattagtagtagtagtagtattagatGAACAGGGTAGTCGTTGTTGTCTTTAGTTCACTTCCATTATACATTGAAGTTCTCAAACTTTCATAAAAAAAGGTTGTATTCaaatctttcaataaaaatattttgagaatattttgtttttctaaTCTTTTTCTATGAGTGAGAACCTTCTCAAAATGGAATGTTGTGCCATAAAATGTTTGACCtcagtgtgtcatgtgacctggagaACAAAGGGTTTATCGAAGTGTGTGTCCAGGATGTATTTACAGGGGTGGAACTTATTGGAGAAACTATACTTGTGTTCATGGTTACGACAAAAGAGCTCACATGACATCCACAAAGAAAACCATTTCAGTGTCAACATGGCAACCGACCGCTCTAATTATTCACAGTTTAAATGTCGGCTGCTCGGCCATTCGTGCCCGTTTGAAAAGTAAATAATGTGGATTTTGTCATTAATCTGAAACCTGCCTTAGTGGCCCATTGTAGTCTTATATTTATGTCCTTCTGTGACATGGATACGGTTTCACATTCCAGGTTTGAACCAATACGTTACAGAGTGGCAGCAAGTTGTTGACTCAGAGAGCGTCGACCACCAGATCTACTCAGCATAATGGTAAACAACGTTACTGCCCAGCCGGCTTCCTTCCAAGTATTCATAGAAAACATTTCATAATTATAATTATCTATGCTACAGAAACAGTACCCTTTTGTTCTGTAtgcaacaatttaaaaaaatggtttcCACA
It contains:
- the slc2a11b gene encoding solute carrier family 2, facilitated glucose transporter member 11b isoform X2; translation: MNFIEESTQPKRQFLNRSLLLAACAACIGGTFQYGYNISVINAPTTYVQNFINQTWRERYQTNISADALTLLWSTAVSIFTVGGLVGVTVGGTLSMKLGRKGALMANNICALMAALLMGLSYPTALFELLIIGRFFTGLNAGIGLCAQTLYLGEIAPTAHRGAMGVGTSIFITVGILAGQVMGLKELLGEEEYWPLLLSTTCVPAFLQLLILPWFPESPRYLLIDRGDEQGCEKALKQLHGRAGYDAEREDIEKERNNLVDFQTKTPWQLFTDRSVRWQLVTIVLLNAAQQLNGINAIYFYADYLFRQSGIPVDKIPYVTLGTGACECVTALTCGLFVDRLGRKALITGGYALMSICCILFTLTLSFQDASPVVPYLSMGCLFAFILSFGLGPGGVTNILTTELFTQTTRPAAYMIAGSVNWLCFFFIGLVFPFVVLGLQQYCFLVFLAVCSFMAMYIFFVIPETKNKTFIEIQNEFKSSSHKKADRAGPMLLITST
- the slc2a11b gene encoding solute carrier family 2, facilitated glucose transporter member 11b isoform X1, producing the protein MPIEFADEYPPLLIKEPKDEQPKFLNRSLLLAACAACIGGTFQYGYNISVINAPTTYVQNFINQTWRERYQTNISADALTLLWSTAVSIFTVGGLVGVTVGGTLSMKLGRKGALMANNICALMAALLMGLSYPTALFELLIIGRFFTGLNAGIGLCAQTLYLGEIAPTAHRGAMGVGTSIFITVGILAGQVMGLKELLGEEEYWPLLLSTTCVPAFLQLLILPWFPESPRYLLIDRGDEQGCEKALKQLHGRAGYDAEREDIEKERNNLVDFQTKTPWQLFTDRSVRWQLVTIVLLNAAQQLNGINAIYFYADYLFRQSGIPVDKIPYVTLGTGACECVTALTCGLFVDRLGRKALITGGYALMSICCILFTLTLSFQDASPVVPYLSMGCLFAFILSFGLGPGGVTNILTTELFTQTTRPAAYMIAGSVNWLCFFFIGLVFPFVVLGLQQYCFLVFLAVCSFMAMYIFFVIPETKNKTFIEIQNEFKSSSHKKADRAGPMLLITST